The DNA segment GAAAAACAACTATACAAACATTTGACATACTTCCTTCATCCAAAGTTAATAAAAGAAAATCCATAGTGATGGAATAAGGAAATGAGGACATTCATTGGAAAAACTACAGATAAATAAAGCTGTACTTGCTGGGTTGATTTCTGGTGTATTTTTGGGCCTATTTTTGAAAGTGGTTGAAAAGACTACTTCTCTTAAGGTTTATACATTATTATTAAATGTGGATTATGTTCCTATCATTCAACGTTTTGAGGTTTCTGAGATCATTGAATTTAGTATCCACTTATTTATTTCTGTTGTATTGAGCGTATGTTTACTATTTTTACTTAACAAAAAATATATCCCCACCAAAAAAAGAATCCTATTCATTACCCTAATTTGTTTAGTTATCGGGATCTTTCTGTATCCTACGACCCTTTTATCAGACCGCACACCTTCAATATCCAATCTTCCGGCTTTAGGTTTTTGGCTTTTGGGTCATTCCCTTTATGGTGGGATGTTGGGTTTCCTATTAAAAAAATAGTTAGAGAGTGCTTAATAGGTGGATCTTACTAAGCTTCAATAGAGTGAACCTCATTTTGGCTGGATACTTGAAGAGCTGCCAAAAGTATCATTTTCTTTTTCTTGTCACTCACAATCGCTCTACTTGTATACACTTGGTATTCATTATGTCTTACTGCCTCCATAATGGCTGCATAATAACCTGCAGCTAGTTTAATAGAGAAGGAACTCTTTTCAGGATAGGTATCAATGTTTTCTAACCCCTTTGAAAACCAATCCTCAGCCACATTCATCAGACCCGTCAGCATTCGCTTAAAGCGAAAATTGACCACGTTTGTCTCAAACTCCTCTTGTGTATAATGATATTGCTCCATCCATTCCTTAGGAATATATCGGCGTCCTTTTTGTTGATCTTCTCCTATATCCCGGATAATGTTCACAATCTGCATCGCTTTTCCAAGGTACACGCCCGCAAGTTCTACCTCACTCGAAGGTTGATCATGAAGAACAGGAAGAAGCATCTCCCCCACAGAACCGGCGACTCTTTCACAATATAATTCGAGCTCTTCCATTGTTTCATAGTTTGTTAGGGTCGTATCCATTTTCTGCCCGGATATCTGCTTATAAAATGGCTCTTTTGAAATAGGGAAACTACTAAACAGCCAACTTAAACAAGGCCAGATAAAATGTCCTTCTGCACTATCTAAATGATCAAATAATGTTTCAAGTTCACTCAATGTATAGGGTGAAGATTCTGGCTCATCAACAGAATCATCAATCATTCTACAAAAAGCATAAATAACAAACACCGCTTCTTTTCTTGGTGAAGGTAAAAAACGAAAAGCCGTATAAAAGCTCGCAGAATGCTTCTTCATCAATTCCTCACAAGCAGAGATTAAGTTCGAATCAATCACGTTCTAAGCTCCTTTTTTATTAGCTCACTTAATAGTCGCGCCCCCTGTAGCACGATTGGAATCCCCCCACCAGGGTGAATCGAGGCTCCCACACTGTACAATCTATCAATCTTAAACGGAGATAACTGCGGTCTAAATCCTCCTGATTGAAATAGATTAGGAGCAATCCCAAAGCTCCCCCCCTGATATAATCCGTCACGAATAGAATCTGCCGGGGTACGAATCTCCATCCATTCCACCGCTTCATGCAAACCGATAAAGTGCTTTTCTGCTTTCATTAAAACCTGCTCAGCTAGCATTGGTCCTGATGTTTCCCAATCGATCTGATCTCCTGACGGAACTGGAATTAAGAAATATAGAACACTTTCCCCAGGTGGAGCCGCTTCATCCTCCAGTGCAACCGGATTAAACACATAATAGGATGGGTCTTCAGGTATTTGTTTTGTCTTAAATACTTGAGCCATATTCTTTTCAAAATCTTTCGGCAAAAAGAACTGATGAGCTTTTGCCTTTGGAAATCGCTTTGATACACCAAGGTAAATCAACACACAGCCGGAAGAAGGTTGAAATTTCTTTTCCTTTTTCTTTTTTCCCACCATTGAATAAAGATTAGGAAAATCACCATTAAAAATAACTGCATCGTAGAAAGTCGTTTCGTTATTCACAGACAACCCTTTGCATACACCCGCTTCAATGAGGAGGCGATCCACTTTTGAATGGAGATTAATTTTAACTCCCTGTTCTATACATGCTTTTTCTAGAATGGGAATAAGACTCCCGTACCCTCCCTTTAAGTACCAAATACCATGGGCATGCTCACTATAGGAAACTAATCCGTATAGGGCCGGCACCTCATATGGCGAACCACCGATATACAAAGATTGTAAGGAGTAAGCCTCTTGAAGATTAGGATGAGAAAAATAAGAGGCATTAAAATTCTTTAAGGTTTTGTATGCTTTGGATTGTGCTAATAGTTTGATATTTTCTATGGTTAGAAAATCCTGCTTGCGTTTAAATGTCTTGCTCAAAAAAGCTTCCATCCCTAATTCGAAAACGTTGGACATATCTGAAAGGTATTTTAGAAGATTCTTTGACTCCCCAGGAAACTTCTGCTCCAATTCTTTAAGCTGTGTGGGCAAGTCTCTGTACTTCGTATACGTTGACCCATCATGAAAATGAAGATCATATAAAGGCTCGCATGGAATCAATGGAATATCTTCCTTCGAAATTCCAGCCTCTTCTAAAATACTTAATAAAAGCTCCGGTAAAAGTACGATGGTCGGTCCTTGGTCAATTTGGTAACGTCCGTTTCCTTGGAAGGTCAATCTTCCACCCAGGTATCCTTCCTTTTCATAAATGGTTACTTGATGGCCTTGTTTTGAAAGCAGCAAGGCAGATACCAAGCCTCCAACCCCAGCCCCCACAATGCCTATTTCCATAGTACGGGCTCCTTCCTGTCTGAGGAATGTTGCTTTTCCTTATAGAGGTTATTTTTCACATATTGCTGGTTTAATAGAGTGGCACTGATTTTGGCTGATTCAAAAATCGTTGGTAAACCGCTGCCAGGATGTGTTCCTCCCCCTACTAAGAAACAATGATTCACATCCTCAAATTTGTTATGCGGACGGAAGTACATCATTTGACTTAGGTTGTGAGCAAGACTAAAGGTAGCTCCTTTATAGACATACATTTCATTTTGCCAATCAAGTGGAGTAACGATTTTTTCCACCTCAATATAGGATCTAATATCATGTAATTCAGGTTCTAATTCTAAACGGGACAAAATCTTTTCCCTTACTTTTTGCTTCTCTTTTTCCCAATCAATATCTGCCTGTAAATTAGGAACTGGCATGAGCACATATAGAGCTGACTTCCCTTTTGGTGCAAGAGTTGGATCAAGCCTTGAAGGATTATGGACATAAATAGATGGATCCTCAGATAACTTCATTTCTTTGGTCATCTCATCCACATTCTGTTTATAGTCATCGGCAAAAAGAATCATGTGGTGCGGCAAATTTAATGGTTTATTTATCCCCAAATACAGCATAAAGGTGGAGCACGAGAGTTTCTTCTTTTCTAGATTTTCCTTACGGTATTTCTTTAAATCCCTTTGCTTGAAAAGGTTAGTTGCTGCATGCCCGAAATCAGCATTAATAATGACATCATCTGAAGGCACCATTTCCCCATTTTCAAGGAGAACTCCCACTGCCTTTTTCTCTTTTACCACTACTTGCTTAACACCC comes from the Neobacillus sp. PS2-9 genome and includes:
- a CDS encoding phytoene desaturase family protein encodes the protein MSRSKKVTVIGAGPGGLAVSMLLVAKGYEVVVYEKQSYIGGRTSRLTLGEYNFDLGPTFFMMPDILEEIFQMAGRQLQDYVQIQEINPLYTLKFKDLSFTPTRNYEEMIQEIENKFPGNGASYDQFMKIEGEKFDRVTKLLQQPFTKLTDLITRNMVSAFPKLNALDTVYGRLSNYFNDERLKWAFSFQAKYLGMSPWECPGTFTILSYLEHRFGLFHPIGGVNKLCEAMAQVIEEYGGKIHTGTGVKQVVVKEKKAVGVLLENGEMVPSDDVIINADFGHAATNLFKQRDLKKYRKENLEKKKLSCSTFMLYLGINKPLNLPHHMILFADDYKQNVDEMTKEMKLSEDPSIYVHNPSRLDPTLAPKGKSALYVLMPVPNLQADIDWEKEKQKVREKILSRLELEPELHDIRSYIEVEKIVTPLDWQNEMYVYKGATFSLAHNLSQMMYFRPHNKFEDVNHCFLVGGGTHPGSGLPTIFESAKISATLLNQQYVKNNLYKEKQHSSDRKEPVLWK
- a CDS encoding phytoene desaturase family protein, encoding MEIGIVGAGVGGLVSALLLSKQGHQVTIYEKEGYLGGRLTFQGNGRYQIDQGPTIVLLPELLLSILEEAGISKEDIPLIPCEPLYDLHFHDGSTYTKYRDLPTQLKELEQKFPGESKNLLKYLSDMSNVFELGMEAFLSKTFKRKQDFLTIENIKLLAQSKAYKTLKNFNASYFSHPNLQEAYSLQSLYIGGSPYEVPALYGLVSYSEHAHGIWYLKGGYGSLIPILEKACIEQGVKINLHSKVDRLLIEAGVCKGLSVNNETTFYDAVIFNGDFPNLYSMVGKKKKEKKFQPSSGCVLIYLGVSKRFPKAKAHQFFLPKDFEKNMAQVFKTKQIPEDPSYYVFNPVALEDEAAPPGESVLYFLIPVPSGDQIDWETSGPMLAEQVLMKAEKHFIGLHEAVEWMEIRTPADSIRDGLYQGGSFGIAPNLFQSGGFRPQLSPFKIDRLYSVGASIHPGGGIPIVLQGARLLSELIKKELRT
- a CDS encoding phytoene/squalene synthase family protein, translated to MIDSNLISACEELMKKHSASFYTAFRFLPSPRKEAVFVIYAFCRMIDDSVDEPESSPYTLSELETLFDHLDSAEGHFIWPCLSWLFSSFPISKEPFYKQISGQKMDTTLTNYETMEELELYCERVAGSVGEMLLPVLHDQPSSEVELAGVYLGKAMQIVNIIRDIGEDQQKGRRYIPKEWMEQYHYTQEEFETNVVNFRFKRMLTGLMNVAEDWFSKGLENIDTYPEKSSFSIKLAAGYYAAIMEAVRHNEYQVYTSRAIVSDKKKKMILLAALQVSSQNEVHSIEA